In a genomic window of Hippoglossus stenolepis isolate QCI-W04-F060 chromosome 15, HSTE1.2, whole genome shotgun sequence:
- the LOC124854900 gene encoding olfactory receptor 52N5-like has product MENQSFRSNMLLLEGLKVSPASSVPAFVLLLLIYVFIMVSNVGLVLLISTERSLHQPMYLLFCNMSINDAFGATIIIPHVLRDIFISNSERYIRYVDCVVQAFCVHLYGSTSHTVLMIMAFDRYVAICNPLRYAAIMTNKMVVKLSVAAWGTALVLVAILLGLTVRLTRCRRVISNLFCDNASLFKLSCDSVFINQVYGLGYTVALLGSSICSVTLTYLKIAAVCVRSKNKVLNSKALQTCTSHLTVYVLLLLSAFIIVILHRFPRLSDHRKVAAIVGEVALPALNAVIYGLQMKEVRQRVTNVFHCKQTHSLSNHKHEQRLH; this is encoded by the coding sequence ATGGAAAACCAGAGTTTCCGCAgcaacatgctgctgctggaggggtTAAAGGTCAGCCCTGCGTCCTCTGTTCCTGCCttcgtcctgctcctcctcatctaCGTCTTCATCATGGTGTCTAACGTGGGCCTGGTGCTGCTGATCTCCACGGAGCGGAGCCTCCACCAGCCCATGTACCTGCTCTTCTGCAACATGAGCATCAACGACGCGTTCGGAGCCACGATCATCATCCCTCATGTTCTCCGAGATATTTTCATCTCAAACTCCGAGCGCTACATTCGCTACGTGGACTGCGTGGTCCAGGCGTTCTGCGTCCACCTGTACGGCAGCACCTCCCACACCGTGCTCATGATCATGGCCTTCGACCGCTACGTGGCCATCTGCAACCCCCTGCGTTACGCCGCCATCATGACCAACAAGATGGTGGTGAAGCTGTCGGTGGCGGCATGGGGAACGGCTCTGGTATTGGTGGCGATCCTCCTGGGCCTCACCGTCCGCCTGACGCGCTGCCGTCGGGTTATATCCAACCTGTTCTGCGACAACGCCTCCTTGTTCAAACTGTCGTGTGACAGCGTCTTCATCAACCAGGTGTACGGCCTCGGCTACACCGTCGCCCTGCTGGGCTCGTCCATCTGCAGCGTCACGCTCACCTACCTGAAGATCGCCGCCGTGTGCGTGCGCAGCAAGAACAAGGTGCTGAACAGCAAGGCTCTGCAGACCTGCACCTCCCACCTGACCGTGTacgtcctcctgctgctgtcggCCTTCATCATCGTCATCCTGCACCGCTTCCCCCGGCTGTCCGACCACAGGAAGGTGGCGGCCATAGTGGGCGAAGTGGCTCTGCCCGCTCTGAACGCCGTTATCTACGGGCTGCAGATGAAAGAGGTCAGACAGCGAGTCACTAATGTGTTCCACTGTAAACAAACCCATTCACTGTCCAATCACAAGCATGAGCAGCGTTTACACTGA